The following are encoded together in the Campylobacter devanensis genome:
- a CDS encoding AAA family ATPase, which produces MIEQNLAMSIKQANDLALSESHEYISTEHILYTLTFDKEFIKILENIGINDVIALRNDLINILKESPKSSEKKPPILTHKLSELFSSITAEENFGIEEFLDEVLSDKNSQAYQLLEFHGLNLDDNELLSVATNLNELVKNHQIDPVINRDKEIDKALQILCRHKKNNPIFVGEAGVGKTAIVQGIAQRIVDGKVPDRLKDSVIFSLDIFAILAGAKYRGEFEERLKEIISRLKDNKNHIIFIDEIHTILNTGSNDNGQDAANILKPHLANGDIRCIGATTYSEFRNFNKDRALLRRFNKIDVAEPSKEETLEILKGLRPTYEKFHNVKYSDEILSQSIEMAKRYLTDKFLPDSAIDIIDEAGASANIENKKSVTKTKINEIVSKIANISNIQTSSDNTQILKNLSTILNQKIFGQDLAIKSLNDALITSYAGLNEPNRPIGVFLFTGSSGVGKTELAKELANALNIHFERFDMSEYMEKHAVAKLIGAPPGYIGFENGGMLTNMVKKHPYSVILFDEIEKAHPELLNIFLQIFDSATLSDASGNKSDFKNTIIIMSSNLGTKEAPIMGFNKDDSDKTDRAVKGFFAAEFRNRIDKIINFNTLSHEVLEKIVQKEIKELELSAKKISISISKNAINEIIKLGYSSEFGARNLKRTIKDKINLKLSKELLFGALKNGGTANIDFNGSEFEFKFIQAK; this is translated from the coding sequence ATGATAGAACAAAATCTAGCAATGTCAATAAAACAAGCTAATGACTTAGCTTTAAGCGAATCGCATGAGTATATTAGTACTGAACATATTTTATATACTCTAACATTTGATAAGGAATTTATAAAAATTCTAGAAAATATCGGTATTAATGATGTTATAGCTTTAAGAAATGATCTAATAAATATACTCAAAGAGTCTCCAAAATCTAGCGAAAAAAAGCCACCAATTCTTACTCATAAGCTTAGTGAATTATTCTCTAGCATTACTGCTGAGGAAAATTTTGGAATTGAGGAGTTTTTAGATGAAGTTTTGAGCGATAAAAACTCACAAGCCTATCAACTACTTGAATTTCACGGATTAAATTTAGATGATAATGAACTACTATCTGTAGCTACAAATTTAAATGAATTAGTCAAAAATCATCAAATAGACCCTGTGATAAATAGAGATAAAGAGATTGACAAAGCTCTTCAAATTCTATGCCGCCATAAGAAAAATAATCCGATTTTTGTAGGTGAAGCTGGAGTTGGTAAAACCGCAATAGTCCAAGGAATAGCCCAAAGAATAGTAGATGGAAAGGTTCCTGATAGATTAAAAGATAGCGTGATTTTTAGCTTAGATATCTTTGCTATTTTAGCTGGAGCGAAGTATAGGGGTGAGTTTGAAGAGAGATTAAAAGAGATTATAAGTCGCTTAAAAGATAATAAAAATCATATAATTTTCATAGATGAAATTCACACTATATTAAACACAGGTAGCAATGACAATGGCCAAGATGCGGCAAATATCTTAAAACCACACTTAGCAAATGGTGATATAAGGTGTATTGGCGCAACTACTTATAGTGAGTTTAGAAATTTCAATAAAGATAGAGCCTTGCTTCGTAGATTTAATAAAATAGATGTCGCCGAACCAAGCAAAGAAGAGACCTTAGAGATATTAAAAGGCTTAAGGCCAACCTATGAGAAATTTCATAATGTCAAATATAGCGATGAAATTTTAAGCCAAAGTATAGAGATGGCTAAGAGATATCTAACTGACAAATTCCTGCCTGATAGCGCTATAGATATCATTGATGAGGCTGGCGCATCGGCAAATATCGAGAATAAAAAAAGCGTAACAAAAACCAAAATCAATGAAATTGTCTCTAAAATAGCCAATATCTCAAATATCCAAACAAGCTCTGATAACACTCAAATTTTAAAAAATCTATCCACTATATTAAACCAAAAAATATTTGGCCAAGACCTAGCTATAAAGAGCTTAAATGACGCTTTAATCACATCATACGCAGGATTAAATGAGCCAAATAGGCCAATTGGTGTATTTTTATTTACTGGAAGTAGCGGTGTGGGTAAAACTGAGTTAGCAAAAGAGTTAGCAAATGCTTTAAATATCCATTTTGAGAGATTTGATATGAGCGAATATATGGAGAAACACGCCGTAGCTAAGCTCATTGGCGCACCTCCTGGATATATAGGGTTTGAAAATGGCGGAATGCTTACAAATATGGTTAAAAAGCATCCTTATAGCGTGATTTTGTTTGATGAGATTGAGAAGGCTCATCCAGAGCTATTAAATATATTTTTACAGATTTTTGATAGCGCAACTCTAAGTGACGCAAGTGGAAATAAGAGTGATTTTAAAAATACAATTATCATAATGAGCTCAAATTTAGGCACCAAAGAAGCACCGATTATGGGCTTTAATAAAGATGATAGCGATAAAACAGATAGAGCTGTGAAGGGATTTTTTGCTGCGGAGTTTAGAAATAGAATCGATAAGATTATAAATTTCAACACTCTAAGCCACGAAGTCTTAGAAAAAATAGTCCAAAAAGAGATAAAAGAGCTAGAGCTATCAGCAAAAAAAATCTCTATATCTATTAGCAAAAATGCGATTAATGAGATTATTAAACTTGGATATAGTAGCGAATTTGGCGCTAGAAATCTTAAACGAACTATTAAAGATAAAATTAATCTTAAGCTATCCAAAGAGCTGCTTTTTGGTGCTTTAAAAAATGGTGGCACTGCCAATATTGATTTTAATGGCAGTGAGTTTGAGTTTAAATTTATCCAAGCAAAATAG
- the aat gene encoding leucyl/phenylalanyl-tRNA--protein transferase encodes MNSIFPNPLTAPKDAPLAYGGDLSSEILLDAYMHGIFPWPCDGVIFWHSPDPRAIFYPQNIKIQKSLRPFLRDYRVKFDYNFADFINFCKTHREQNEPTWIDQNVVDSYIKMHELGYAHSVEVYYNDELIGGLYGLIFGKIFCGESMISKGKNASKVALITLAKALAKYDFIIDAQVMNPHLKFMGAQDLARDEFLTLLKIKSNQSSGFENFKDLELNLE; translated from the coding sequence ATGAACTCTATTTTTCCAAATCCATTAACTGCTCCAAAAGACGCTCCACTAGCATATGGTGGTGACCTAAGTAGTGAAATTTTACTTGATGCGTATATGCATGGTATTTTTCCATGGCCGTGTGATGGGGTGATATTTTGGCATAGCCCTGACCCAAGGGCAATATTTTATCCACAAAATATTAAAATTCAAAAGAGTTTAAGGCCATTTTTAAGGGATTATAGAGTTAAATTTGATTATAATTTTGCAGATTTTATCAATTTTTGCAAAACTCATAGAGAACAAAATGAGCCAACTTGGATAGATCAAAATGTTGTAGATAGCTATATTAAGATGCACGAATTAGGCTACGCTCACAGCGTGGAGGTCTATTATAATGATGAGCTTATTGGCGGGCTTTATGGGCTGATTTTTGGTAAGATTTTTTGTGGTGAAAGTATGATTAGTAAAGGCAAAAATGCCTCCAAAGTCGCTCTAATCACACTAGCTAAGGCATTAGCAAAATATGATTTTATCATAGATGCACAAGTAATGAATCCTCATCTTAAATTTATGGGAGCTCAGGATTTAGCTAGGGATGAATTTTTGACTCTGCTTAAGATAAAATCAAATCAATCAAGCGGATTTGAAAATTTTAAAGATTTAGAGTTAAATTTGGAATAA